GCCCATTTGGCCGGCACCGTGGCTGCGCATACGACGCGCCCTGTGATCGGCGTTCCCATCGATTCGTCCTCCTTGAAGGGTCTGGACGCTCTTCTTTCGACCGTGCAGATGCCGGGGGGCGTCCCGGTCGCCACGATGGCGATTGGAAAAGCCGGGGCCAAGAACGGGGGAATCCTTGCGGTCCAAATATTGGCAATCAGCAACAAGGTATTGGCAAATAAAATCAAAGAATTTAAAATAAAACTTGAGGAAGAAGTTGAGGCCAAAGCAAGACGTATCCAAAGGGCAGGTCGTCAAGGTTGATCCTCTGCGACCGGAATCCGCTTCATCCCGGGAAGCGGTCAACCGGGCGGTTCAGCGGATCAAATCGGGCGGAATGATCGCCTATCCGACCGAGACTTTTTACGGGCTTGGGGTAGATCCTCTCGACGCGGCCGCGGTTGAACGTCTGTTCACGGTCAAGGGACGGGAGCCGGGCAAGCCGATCATGATCGTCGTGGATGAAATCAAACGAGCGGAAGGAGTCATCGGAACCATATCACCGGAGGCCTGGGATCTGATGCGGAGATTTTGGCCCGGTCCCTTGACGCTCTTGTTGGCGGCC
The DNA window shown above is from Nitrospiria bacterium and carries:
- a CDS encoding L-threonylcarbamoyladenylate synthase, yielding MRPKQDVSKGQVVKVDPLRPESASSREAVNRAVQRIKSGGMIAYPTETFYGLGVDPLDAAAVERLFTVKGREPGKPIMIVVDEIKRAEGVIGTISPEAWDLMRRFWPGPLTLLLAASSRLPSAVTGGCGKVGIRVPSHPVALRLLQSLRQPLTATSANRSGEPGATTAQNVYETLGPDLDLIIDGGETPGGNGTTIVDMTFHPPRLIREGRIPFRDVLAGLGLSLTEDHEW
- the purE gene encoding 5-(carboxyamino)imidazole ribonucleotide mutase, which produces MRKPLVSIVMGSESDLAVMEQAAVILDEFGVAHEFAITSAHRSPDWTRRYISEAEKKGVEIFIAGAGGAAHLAGTVAAHTTRPVIGVPIDSSSLKGLDALLSTVQMPGGVPVATMAIGKAGAKNGGILAVQILAISNKVLANKIKEFKIKLEEEVEAKARRIQRAGRQG